In Methanomicrobium antiquum, one DNA window encodes the following:
- a CDS encoding DEAD/DEAH box helicase, which translates to MDSFLKFSELNISEEILKAIEDMGFEEPTPIQQLSIPLIMNGRDVTGQAQTGTGKTAAFAIPVIEKIDVKKSNVQAIILSPTRELTIQIAEEFNRLLKYRDDIRVLPIYGGQPIERQISVLNRGVQIVVGTPGRVMDHLKRRTLVLSSVETIVLDEADQMLDMGFKEDLEEILAYAPEKRQTILFSATMPKPIIKISKAFQKNPEFLKLNPTELTVPLIEQSYIETRERDKLDILCRLIDINGPGLSMIFCNTKRRVDELSSSLHSRGYFAEGLHGDMKQALRDRVMGKFRGGSLDILIATDVAARGIDVDDIDTVYNYDVPQDVEYYVHRIGRTGRAGKTGRAYTFVGPRETEKLRMIQRLAKVKIRRVSPPSTKDVENCRLERFLDKIRNLMAESDLTAYISAVEKLMDEDFPLTDISAALMKLHMEGDGRESSQSSQKETSADFSNTGGEPGMVRFFINIGKAKGIRPGDIVGAIAGETKIQGNLIGAISIFNDFSFVEVPENNAADVYRVMNNSTIRGHEISLEPARKANR; encoded by the coding sequence ATGGATTCTTTTTTAAAATTTAGTGAGCTTAATATTTCTGAAGAAATACTTAAAGCAATTGAAGATATGGGTTTTGAGGAACCCACACCAATACAACAGCTTTCAATACCTCTCATTATGAATGGCCGAGATGTTACAGGCCAGGCCCAGACAGGTACCGGGAAGACTGCAGCATTTGCGATACCTGTGATTGAAAAGATAGATGTCAAAAAAAGCAATGTTCAGGCAATAATCCTTTCACCAACAAGAGAATTAACAATCCAGATAGCAGAAGAGTTCAACAGACTTCTGAAATACCGTGATGATATAAGAGTGCTTCCAATCTATGGAGGACAACCAATCGAAAGGCAGATCTCTGTTCTTAATCGTGGAGTCCAGATTGTTGTGGGAACACCTGGAAGGGTTATGGATCACCTCAAGAGAAGAACACTGGTTCTCTCATCGGTTGAGACAATTGTCTTGGATGAAGCTGATCAGATGCTTGATATGGGCTTTAAGGAGGATCTTGAAGAAATTCTTGCATATGCTCCGGAGAAGCGCCAGACTATTTTGTTCTCTGCCACAATGCCTAAACCAATCATCAAAATTTCAAAAGCATTCCAGAAAAATCCTGAATTTTTGAAGCTTAATCCTACAGAACTTACTGTTCCTTTAATTGAGCAGTCATATATTGAAACCCGCGAGAGAGATAAGCTCGATATTTTGTGCCGTTTAATTGATATCAATGGTCCCGGTCTTTCAATGATCTTTTGTAATACAAAAAGGCGTGTTGATGAACTTTCATCTTCACTTCATTCAAGAGGATATTTTGCAGAAGGTCTTCATGGCGATATGAAGCAGGCTTTAAGAGACCGCGTTATGGGAAAGTTCAGGGGAGGCTCTCTGGATATTTTAATCGCAACCGATGTCGCGGCAAGAGGCATTGATGTTGATGACATTGATACTGTCTATAACTATGACGTTCCACAGGATGTGGAATATTATGTGCACAGAATTGGCCGTACAGGCCGTGCAGGAAAGACAGGTCGTGCTTACACTTTTGTCGGGCCACGTGAGACAGAAAAGCTTCGTATGATTCAGAGGCTTGCAAAAGTCAAAATCAGACGAGTTTCACCTCCAAGCACAAAGGATGTAGAAAATTGTCGCCTTGAGCGCTTCCTTGACAAAATCAGGAATCTTATGGCTGAAAGCGATCTGACTGCCTACATATCAGCAGTAGAAAAATTAATGGATGAAGATTTCCCACTGACAGATATTTCCGCCGCGCTTATGAAGCTTCACATGGAAGGAGATGGGAGAGAATCGTCACAGTCTTCACAGAAAGAAACTTCAGCTGATTTCTCAAATACCGGCGGAGAGCCGGGAATGGTCCGGTTTTTCATAAACATTGGCAAAGCAAAAGGTATTCGTCCGGGCGATATTGTCGGTGCGATTGCAGGAGAGACCAAGATTCAGGGAAATCTTATTGGTGCAATCAGTATTTTTAATGACTTTTCATTTGTTGAAGTGCCTGAAAACAATGCGGCAGATGTTTACAGGGTAATGAACAATTCAACAATTCGCGGACACGAAATTTCTTTAGAGCCTGCAAGAAAAGCCAACAGGTAA
- a CDS encoding protein-L-isoaspartate(D-aspartate) O-methyltransferase translates to MSSISSKDTPELKELRAFMVKEQIESRGISDSKVLFSMENVPRHLFVPENLRPYAYEDRPLPIGMNATISQPYIVGLMTELLELKSDDRVLEIGTGSGYQAAVIGKISAEVVSFERIKELVSFAKENLKKADIRNVKVFFGDGTDIPEDLGEFECAIVTAASPDIPKYLFRYLKEGARLVVPVGNQCVQELLKIKIHRGKPEISYHGSVRFVPLIGDKGWN, encoded by the coding sequence ATGTCTTCTATCTCTTCTAAAGATACTCCTGAATTAAAAGAATTAAGGGCTTTTATGGTGAAGGAGCAGATAGAATCCCGTGGCATTTCAGATTCAAAAGTCCTTTTTTCAATGGAAAATGTTCCAAGGCATCTTTTCGTGCCTGAAAATCTTCGTCCATATGCTTATGAAGACAGGCCGCTTCCAATTGGAATGAATGCAACAATATCACAGCCTTACATTGTCGGGCTGATGACGGAACTTCTTGAACTTAAATCAGATGACCGGGTTTTGGAGATTGGAACCGGTTCAGGCTATCAGGCGGCTGTTATTGGGAAGATTTCAGCCGAGGTTGTGTCATTTGAGAGAATAAAAGAGCTTGTATCTTTTGCAAAAGAAAATCTTAAAAAAGCAGATATCAGAAACGTTAAAGTCTTTTTTGGTGACGGAACTGACATCCCAGAAGATTTAGGAGAGTTTGAATGTGCAATAGTCACTGCTGCATCTCCTGATATTCCAAAATATCTTTTCAGATATCTAAAGGAGGGTGCAAGGCTTGTTGTTCCTGTCGGAAATCAGTGTGTGCAGGAGTTATTAAAGATTAAAATTCACAGAGGAAAACCTGAGATTTCTTATCATGGCAGTGTCAGATTTGTTCCTCTTATCGGCGATAAAGGCTGGAATTAA
- the eno gene encoding phosphopyruvate hydratase encodes MDTSIKSVKGREILDSRGNPTVEADVYLESGVFGRAACPSGASTGIHEAVELRDGNKERYGGKGVLKAVSYVNTEIADKISGMDVCSQREVDNAMIELDGTENKAKFGANAILTVSMAVARAGAASMGIPLWKYLGNSSDAVLPVPCMNIMNGGAHANWQGADLQEFMIAPYGASSFKESLRWGAEVYQTLKALLKEKGHSTGVGDEGGFAPQVPSNEEPLKLITEAIRRAGFRPGEEIGIVLDPASSEIYKDCLYSLKTEGKKLTSKEMVAYYKNLCENYPIVSIEDGLSEDDWEGWKMLTDELGDKVQLVGDDLFVTNVKRMTMGIEKGVSNAVLIKLNQIGTVSETIDAIMLAKNSGWGAMISHRSGETVDSFIADLSVALGTGQIKTGAPARGERVEKYNQLLRIEEEMGSSAKFAGRDAFIR; translated from the coding sequence ATGGATACTTCGATAAAAAGTGTTAAGGGCAGGGAAATTCTGGATTCAAGAGGAAATCCTACGGTTGAGGCAGATGTTTATCTTGAATCCGGAGTCTTTGGACGTGCGGCATGCCCGTCAGGTGCATCAACAGGCATTCACGAAGCTGTTGAGTTAAGGGATGGTAACAAAGAAAGATATGGCGGAAAGGGTGTATTAAAGGCTGTATCATATGTCAACACAGAGATTGCAGATAAAATTTCAGGGATGGATGTATGCTCTCAACGAGAAGTTGACAATGCAATGATTGAGCTTGACGGGACTGAAAACAAAGCTAAATTCGGAGCAAATGCCATTTTGACCGTATCAATGGCTGTTGCAAGAGCAGGTGCCGCTTCTATGGGCATTCCACTCTGGAAATATCTTGGAAATTCTTCTGATGCAGTCTTACCTGTTCCATGTATGAATATCATGAACGGCGGTGCACATGCAAACTGGCAGGGTGCTGATTTACAGGAGTTTATGATTGCGCCTTATGGTGCATCATCATTTAAGGAATCACTCAGGTGGGGTGCTGAAGTTTATCAGACATTAAAAGCGCTTTTAAAAGAAAAAGGCCACTCAACCGGAGTTGGAGATGAGGGAGGATTTGCACCACAGGTCCCGTCAAATGAAGAGCCGTTAAAATTAATTACAGAGGCTATTAGAAGAGCAGGATTTAGGCCTGGTGAAGAGATTGGAATTGTTCTTGATCCGGCATCCAGTGAAATCTATAAAGATTGTCTTTATTCCCTTAAAACCGAAGGTAAAAAACTGACATCCAAAGAGATGGTTGCATACTACAAAAATCTCTGTGAGAACTATCCAATTGTATCTATCGAGGATGGTCTGTCTGAAGATGACTGGGAAGGCTGGAAGATGCTTACAGATGAGCTTGGAGATAAAGTTCAGCTTGTAGGTGATGATCTTTTTGTAACCAATGTTAAAAGAATGACTATGGGAATAGAAAAGGGTGTTTCCAACGCTGTTTTGATAAAGCTTAATCAGATAGGCACAGTGTCTGAAACAATTGATGCAATTATGCTTGCCAAAAACAGTGGATGGGGTGCGATGATTTCGCACAGAAGCGGCGAGACTGTTGACTCCTTTATTGCAGATCTTTCAGTTGCACTTGGAACAGGCCAGATAAAAACCGGTGCTCCTGCAAGGGGAGAGAGGGTTGAGAAATATAACCAGCTTTTAAGAATCGAAGAGGAGATGGGCTCGTCTGCAAAATTTGCAGGAAGAGATGCATTTATCCGATAA
- a CDS encoding protoporphyrinogen/coproporphyrinogen oxidase, protein MKTAVLGGGLTGITLARLLNEKGQDVCVFEKENVTGGLCRSKTKDGFTFDIGGSHIIFSRDKEVNDFMCDVLGINKDKRNRNTKIFFKGSYVKYPFENGLYQLPQNDRFFCINEFVKNLIALEKGELKDPENFKEWIYHTFGKGIAESYMVPYNEKIWNYPAEKMSHHWVDGRIPRPPVEDIIKSAIGIETEGYTHQSVFTYPVRGGIEALVDSLKEPVLDKITTDFEVRTIKKEEDGFLVGNGSHEVKCEKVISTLPPKVLLSCLSDVPENVKTACENLKYNSIACVAIGVKGELGDISWLYIPQKELGYFNRISFPSNYSAEVAPEGCSSVLAEITYNRGDEISKMSDSELISHVTDGLLEMKIIKDKSSVVYSDVSRFEYAYVVYDLDYLKNVKIMKKYFESLGISLVGRFSEFEYLNMDGCIRHVFDYVKNKINSE, encoded by the coding sequence GTGAAAACTGCAGTACTTGGAGGAGGACTTACCGGAATCACACTTGCCCGGTTGTTAAACGAAAAAGGTCAGGATGTATGTGTTTTTGAAAAGGAAAATGTAACAGGCGGTTTGTGCCGTTCAAAAACAAAAGACGGTTTTACCTTTGATATTGGAGGATCGCACATCATCTTTAGCCGCGACAAAGAAGTAAACGACTTCATGTGCGATGTCTTAGGAATTAACAAGGATAAAAGGAACAGAAATACTAAAATTTTTTTCAAAGGCAGTTATGTCAAATATCCGTTTGAAAACGGACTATATCAGCTCCCCCAAAATGATCGCTTCTTCTGTATAAACGAGTTTGTCAAAAATTTAATTGCGCTTGAAAAAGGCGAATTAAAAGATCCAGAAAACTTTAAAGAATGGATCTATCACACATTCGGAAAAGGGATTGCAGAATCCTATATGGTTCCGTACAATGAAAAAATCTGGAACTATCCGGCAGAGAAGATGTCTCATCACTGGGTTGACGGAAGAATCCCGAGACCTCCTGTAGAAGATATAATCAAATCCGCTATAGGAATTGAAACAGAAGGATATACCCACCAGTCTGTTTTCACATACCCAGTCAGGGGAGGAATAGAGGCGCTTGTAGATTCCCTAAAAGAGCCTGTATTGGATAAAATTACAACAGATTTTGAAGTCAGAACCATTAAAAAAGAAGAGGATGGATTTTTGGTTGGAAACGGAAGTCATGAGGTTAAATGTGAAAAAGTAATCTCAACGCTTCCGCCCAAAGTTCTTCTCTCCTGCTTGTCAGATGTTCCTGAAAATGTAAAGACAGCGTGTGAAAACCTGAAATACAACTCAATTGCATGTGTTGCAATCGGTGTAAAAGGAGAACTTGGCGATATTTCCTGGCTTTATATACCACAAAAAGAGTTGGGATACTTCAACAGAATTTCATTTCCGTCAAATTATTCAGCGGAAGTTGCGCCAGAAGGCTGTTCATCCGTTCTTGCCGAGATTACATACAACAGAGGCGATGAAATATCAAAGATGTCTGATTCAGAATTAATCAGCCACGTCACAGACGGACTTTTAGAGATGAAAATTATAAAGGACAAATCATCAGTTGTATATTCAGATGTCTCAAGATTTGAATACGCATATGTTGTATACGACCTTGACTATCTTAAAAATGTAAAAATAATGAAAAAATACTTTGAGTCCCTTGGAATCTCTCTTGTAGGCCGCTTTTCAGAGTTTGAATACTTAAATATGGATGGATGCATCCGACATGTTTTTGATTATGTTAAAAATAAAATAAATTCAGAATAA